The Acetobacter oryzifermentans genomic interval CATGGATGTGAGCAGCAGCCTGGTATCTGGTGCCGTTGTAAGCGGTAATCACTCAGAATTGCAGGCCAATGCTGGTGCGCTCATTGAAGATGCTGTTGTTAATTCGTATGGCGTCATCAATGTCAGCAACGGAGCTGTGCTGAGTGGCATAACTGTTTCTGCCGGTGGTTCTGCAAATCTGCTAGATGGTTCCATTCTTTCTGGAACTATGTTGCTAGCCAATGGTGGTTTTGCAACTATTACCACCGCCACAGGTGGCGCAGTTGACTTGCAGGGCAATACCAATGTCGGTTTGGTAATTTCGGGAACAGGCAATCCAACTACCGTTATCAGTGGGTTCTCTGGAACGGCTGCAGGTAATTCGGATGGGATTACATTGGCTGGTGTGAAGGCAGCCGATATTGTTCATGTAGATTACCCAGATGCTAATCATGTAACTTTCACACTGGCTGATAAGTCAGAAGTTACGTTGAACATTATTGGTGTTGGAAATTTTGGTTACAGTCTGGAAACAGACGGCAATGGTGATCTTATTTATGAAGTGTGCTTCCTTGCCGGATCAATGGTTGCCACGCCTGATGGGGAACGAGCTGTTGAAACAATGCAGGTTGGCGATCTGGTAACCGCATACGATTGGCAGAAGAACACTTACGTTAATCGTCCTGTTGTTTGGGTTGGAAGAAAGCATAAGCAGGTAAAACAGGGTGTGCCTGTTGACTTGGCTGGTTATCCAGTACGTGTCTGTGCAAATGCGATTGCAGATGGCGTTCCTTATAAAGATCTGTTGGTCACGCCAGAACATTGCTTGTTCTTTGATGGAAAGTTCATTCCAGCACGTATGTTGGTAAATGGGCAAAGCATCATTTATGACATAAACATTTCTTCGTATGACTACTATCATGTGGAAACAGAAGAACATTCTGTTCTTACTGTAGATGGTATCTATACAGAAAGTTATCTGGATACCGGAAATCGCCGTACATTCCGTCAGGATGGTAATCTTGCTGTCATTCGCAACACGCAGCGTAGTTGGGAAAATGATGCAGCTGCACCGCTTGTCGTGGCGCGGGACGTTGTGGAACCTCTCTATAATAAAGTTGTTTCACGATGTGACAGCCTTCCTTCAAAGCAGCAGACGTTTACGAATGATCCGTGCCTTCATTTAGAAACGGAAACTGGTGCACATATTTGGCCAATTTCTGCCAAAGACAATGTATATACCTTCATGTTGTCATCCAGAATTACCCGGGTGAATATTGTTTCCAGAACGCAGCGACCATCTGACACTATCGGTCCTTTTGTGGATGACCGTCGCCATCTGGGTGTGTTGATTGGGAATATGCATTTGGGTAGTGTGAAGCAGACACGCAACCTAAATGTGCATCTACAAGATACTCCGCTGATCGGTTGGAATGATTATGAACATACCGATAGTCGCTGGACAGATGGGTGTGCAGAGCTTGTTCTCCCAGAAGAAGGTAAAGGTGGCTTTAGAATACTGAGCATTGGAGTGCTGTCCGCAGGTCCGTATCTTCTTGCTGATGATATGGAAAATTCTGTTGATCAAGCATTTAAAAAGCTCGCCTGAAGCTTAGCTTCTGGGTAGTTTGAAAGTCTCTCGTTGTACAAAAATGTATAACGGGAGACTTTCTTGTTTAAGGATCGAAGAGCCTGATGTTTGAAGAGTTTTTGCTACAATCTCACAAATCCTTTGACGACAAGCATGTTTTGTTCGAAGGGTTTTCTCGCTCTTGGCGTATGAGAGAGTTTCTGGTAGATGTTAAAAAAGTAGCACATGCTCTTGCTGGGATAAGAGAACAGGCACCTAGTATTGTTGGCATTAAATGCCGTAATTTTTATCACCATTGGTTGGTTATATTCGCTCTTGATCAATTAGGAATAGCATCAGCGTCGCTCCCTAATGATACAGGGGTTACTTTTCATGAAAATTTTAATATTATTCAGCCTGATTTGATGCTGTGTGATGAAGTGTTGTCAGCGTATCGGGTGAAAAATATTCTTATTAATGAGAGGTGGTTTTCTGATATTCTTTCCAAGGGAGGAGTTTTTTTAGATAGAGATAAAAATACATCTTTTGCACGTGTATCTGTTGCTTCAGGAACAGGCGTTACCGCTGAAAAAATCGGTGCTACTGCAGAATATATAATCCAAAATATAAACAATATTCTACACTCAAATTTATTATCATTTTCCCACAAAAAAGGGGAAAAAAAGCCACAACTTATTTCTTGTATTGGGTTTGATATTTTAACCGGTTTTCAAATTATCATGGCAGCGATGGTTGCTGGTGTAACGGTTGAAATAACAGATCGCACACATATAGCAGCTGTTTTGGCTAGAAACACGCCGTTAGTATTGATCTTATCTCCTTTGCATCTTGAGTATGTCATTGGAATTTTATCTCCACTTTCTACTGCACGCGATAATCTGAATATTATTATCGTTGGTGGTAGCTTACCCGAGCAATTGCGGAAGATAACAACACAAAAATTAACAAAAAAAATTCATGTTGTTTATGGAACAGAGGAAACTGGCTTAGTCGCTGTTCAAAACGATAAATTAGATTGGAGCATGAATAGTGTTGGTTCTGTCTTGCCATGGGTGGAGGTGGAAGTTGTTGATGAAAATGGACATATTTTGGCTGAGGGACAAGAAGGAAGTGTTCGGATAAAAAGTAGTTCTGTTTTGCCGCCCCAGTTTTTTTTAGGACCTAAAGCGGGAGAAAAGTTTCAAAATGGTTGGTTTTATCCTGGAGATAGAGGGTATTTGAAATCTTCCAATAGAGAGTTGTTTATAACAGGACGTTATGATGATCTTGTTTCTTTTGGTGGAGACAAATTTGATCTGCGTCTTTTGGATGATATTGTAAAATCTTTCTCTCCTATAATTGATGGTAGTGTTTTTCCTGTTCCAGATCAGAATGGTATTCTGAAGCCCTATGTCGCTGTTGTTTGTGAAGATAACTTCGATGGAGATGAGCTTTCACGAAAAATGCATGCAAAATATGAGAATCTTCCGAGTATTACGTTAATATGGGTTAATGAAATTCCTCGTTTGTCGGATGGGCGCCCTAATAGGAAACTAATGACAGACAGTATATCAGAGACATTAAAAAAGTAATTCTGTATAAAAATATTACTTTTAGGGTATTGAAAAATGAAAGCGCAGCAGGAATTCGCAATTATTTCTACGGGACTCCGTTTCCCAAAAAATATCTGCTCTTTGCAGGAGTTCTGGAAATTTCTATGCGAGCAAGGAGATGCAACGCAGGAAGTTCCTGCTGACCGCTGGGATATTAAAAGATTTTTTGATGCTGATTATGATACGCCCGGAAAATCATATATGCGTCGAGGAGCTTTTCTTGAGCAGGCACTAGGGTATTTTGAACCACGCGTTTTTAGTATTTCCCCGCGTGAAGCAGCCTTAATGGATCCTCAGCAACGTCTGCTGCTTGAGGTTTGTTGGGAAGCCTTTGAACGTGCCCGTATTGTTCCGTCTAATCTGCGCGGCAAAAATGTAGGCGTTTTTATAGGGTCTTTTTCTCTGGACTGGCTGGTAAGTTGTGGCAGCCCTTTTAACAGAAGTGCGATCAAAGATCATTTTTCGACAACAGCGGCTTCAGCCACAATGTTATCCGCGCGCTTGGCGCATGTTTTCGGATTGCGTGGTCCTTGCCTGACACTAGATACAGCTTGTTCATCTTCCATGGTCGCCATTCATAATGCCTGTTTATCTCTAGCAGCACATGACTGTGATATGGCTGTGGCTGGCGGTGTTAATTATATGGTGAACCCACAAGCCGCTATGCCCATGTCAAAAGGACATTTCTTGGCTAAGGATGGGCGTTCAAAAAGTTTTGATGAAAAAGCAGATGGTTATGGCCGAGGGGAAGGAGCCGGTATCCTTCTTATTAAGCGGCTAGAGGATGCTCTTGAAGCGAAAGATCCAATATTAGCTGTAATTTCTGCAAGCGGTGTTAATCATGATGGAGGAGAAACATCCTTAACGCTTCCCAATGGTAAAGCGCAGAAAGAACTGATTGAAAGCGTAATTGCAAAGGCAAAAATTGCTCCAGATCAGATTGATTACGTGGAGGCTCATGGAACAGGAACACCTGTTGGAGACCCCATAGAAACGTTTGCAATCTCTCAGGCTATTGCTTCTAAAAGGAGCATAGACCAGCCTCTTGTTATAG includes:
- a CDS encoding Hint domain-containing protein is translated as MSDQDGLLYSSYNSGFKAYTQNRGTLSNGATASGTVSGGTAYLQVLGTQNTITSATADYMGVLLASNGGVINNANLLSGGAAVAAGNGTLSGAVVSSGGGIEVTQNGTVIDPTVLAGGVVAAGDFTAKGQTFPAGGTISGGTFAFDSTEMIRNGSAVGGKFDGTQLVLSGGTATNGLFDAGSTQIVGGYLYSAADSSGGTTIAVGNVQSNANWVAQSGAIANGATINAGANAYILHGGVASGGTVAGVEHVESGGTTIGVLVSGGTEIVDSGGLTSQTTIESGGTELVNVGGSAVNTTIADGGLLDIDGGTATSSILTGSNSQMLVESGGSAVYTSALSGGTITDNNGNLISAWVENGAVVNIENSGYASAINLISGGIGHVSSGGTVLGANINAGSIMDVSSSLVSGAVVSGNHSELQANAGALIEDAVVNSYGVINVSNGAVLSGITVSAGGSANLLDGSILSGTMLLANGGFATITTATGGAVDLQGNTNVGLVISGTGNPTTVISGFSGTAAGNSDGITLAGVKAADIVHVDYPDANHVTFTLADKSEVTLNIIGVGNFGYSLETDGNGDLIYEVCFLAGSMVATPDGERAVETMQVGDLVTAYDWQKNTYVNRPVVWVGRKHKQVKQGVPVDLAGYPVRVCANAIADGVPYKDLLVTPEHCLFFDGKFIPARMLVNGQSIIYDINISSYDYYHVETEEHSVLTVDGIYTESYLDTGNRRTFRQDGNLAVIRNTQRSWENDAAAPLVVARDVVEPLYNKVVSRCDSLPSKQQTFTNDPCLHLETETGAHIWPISAKDNVYTFMLSSRITRVNIVSRTQRPSDTIGPFVDDRRHLGVLIGNMHLGSVKQTRNLNVHLQDTPLIGWNDYEHTDSRWTDGCAELVLPEEGKGGFRILSIGVLSAGPYLLADDMENSVDQAFKKLA
- a CDS encoding class I adenylate-forming enzyme family protein, whose translation is MFEEFLLQSHKSFDDKHVLFEGFSRSWRMREFLVDVKKVAHALAGIREQAPSIVGIKCRNFYHHWLVIFALDQLGIASASLPNDTGVTFHENFNIIQPDLMLCDEVLSAYRVKNILINERWFSDILSKGGVFLDRDKNTSFARVSVASGTGVTAEKIGATAEYIIQNINNILHSNLLSFSHKKGEKKPQLISCIGFDILTGFQIIMAAMVAGVTVEITDRTHIAAVLARNTPLVLILSPLHLEYVIGILSPLSTARDNLNIIIVGGSLPEQLRKITTQKLTKKIHVVYGTEETGLVAVQNDKLDWSMNSVGSVLPWVEVEVVDENGHILAEGQEGSVRIKSSSVLPPQFFLGPKAGEKFQNGWFYPGDRGYLKSSNRELFITGRYDDLVSFGGDKFDLRLLDDIVKSFSPIIDGSVFPVPDQNGILKPYVAVVCEDNFDGDELSRKMHAKYENLPSITLIWVNEIPRLSDGRPNRKLMTDSISETLKK